From Saprospiraceae bacterium, one genomic window encodes:
- a CDS encoding efflux RND transporter permease subunit produces the protein MSFNEFFVKRHQFTLVLFLALLLLGVNSLINMPRSEDPPFGAPIFSIVSIYPGASPKDMEELIADPIEEEIYKLGDIKKINTSIGDGLMISLAEFNYGVDVDAKNNDITREMNKIRPDLPEGLIELSVKRAASSDVSILQTALISEVASYQEMEEYADLLKRDIERIKEIKFVEIQALPKSEIQVELNLERMAQLSLGLDQVLGMIEANNVNIPAGSIHLGNKKYNVKVNSPIENMDELKKTIIRTNAQARPIYLEDIAQISEKVETNNHHARFNGKRAIWVVTAMKDKQNIIQVRNKLEKVFTKFKSSLPNTIQLEHAFDQEKGVRHRLAGLGIDFLIAILLVMLTLLPLGTRASIVVMISIPLSLSIGLFLLDLMGYTLNQLSIVGMVIALGLLVDDSIVVVENIERYMRKGLKPKVAAITATNHIMVAVIGCTAALLLAFLPIANLPEGSGDFIRSLPMAVMMTVLASLFVSLSIIPFLSSIILKSNGHGELEQSNWFYRAFKNYLNNPYQKLLRWCMMHPVWTLSLAGLLFAASFTLVPKLGFSLFPASEKPILIIDLETEHDSNLEHTDKIARNIEQYLLAKKEVVRLASNVGKGNPRIYYNEFQSQLDDQLAQMVVFLEDETEVPEIISIAEQLRSELSAIAGAKIKVRRFEQGPPITAPIEMRIIGKNLDSLEYFAAEVEKIIQQTDGCIYVSNDLKFKKSDLRLKINKQKAGLYGVPTAELAKTIRLAIEGLDVSTIQDKNDDEMNILVTMKKSSSNPIQQLEQVYISSLSGALVPLKSIVDIEMKTSATVINHYNKERYSSVSSFVGQGYNTDQLTDQIIERIQNEIKLPEGYHLLAAGERMSREESFGGIGTIIILAVFGLLAILILEFRTFKSTMIVLSVIPMGVIGAFLALYFGNETLSFVATIGMIALAGIEIKNSILMVDYTNQLREKGIGLYEAVMDGAETRFLPIFLTSLTAIGGMIPLVMEKSPLISPLALVLIGGLISSTLLSRLVTPVLYYLIPPKIEVQDTSKSTF, from the coding sequence ATGTCATTCAACGAGTTTTTTGTAAAAAGACATCAATTCACCCTGGTTTTGTTTCTTGCCTTACTGTTGTTGGGCGTAAATTCTCTGATCAACATGCCACGTTCGGAGGATCCTCCCTTTGGAGCACCTATTTTTTCCATTGTATCGATCTATCCCGGCGCAAGTCCGAAGGACATGGAAGAATTGATCGCTGATCCCATCGAAGAAGAAATTTACAAACTGGGTGATATTAAAAAAATAAACACGAGCATTGGGGATGGTTTGATGATCTCTTTGGCTGAATTCAACTACGGTGTCGATGTGGATGCCAAGAACAATGACATCACCCGAGAGATGAATAAAATCAGACCTGATCTACCGGAAGGTCTGATCGAACTTTCTGTAAAAAGAGCTGCATCCAGCGATGTGTCGATCCTTCAGACCGCATTGATTTCTGAAGTGGCATCCTATCAGGAAATGGAGGAATACGCAGATCTCTTAAAGAGAGACATTGAGCGAATCAAAGAAATAAAATTTGTAGAAATACAAGCATTGCCAAAATCCGAAATTCAGGTTGAATTAAATTTGGAGAGAATGGCTCAGTTGAGTTTAGGACTCGATCAGGTATTGGGAATGATTGAAGCAAACAATGTGAATATTCCTGCAGGTTCGATTCATCTAGGAAATAAAAAATACAATGTAAAGGTCAATTCGCCGATCGAAAATATGGATGAGCTCAAAAAAACAATCATCCGAACCAATGCTCAGGCCAGACCTATTTATTTGGAAGATATTGCTCAGATTTCTGAAAAAGTAGAAACAAACAATCATCATGCAAGATTTAATGGCAAAAGAGCCATATGGGTAGTCACCGCGATGAAAGACAAACAAAACATCATTCAGGTTCGCAATAAACTAGAAAAGGTATTTACCAAATTTAAATCCAGTCTGCCAAATACCATCCAATTGGAACATGCATTTGATCAGGAGAAAGGAGTGCGGCACAGACTCGCAGGTTTGGGAATTGATTTTTTGATTGCGATACTTTTGGTCATGTTGACCTTATTGCCATTGGGAACCAGGGCCTCCATTGTGGTGATGATTTCTATACCGTTGTCACTGAGCATAGGTTTGTTTCTGCTGGATCTGATGGGATACACCCTCAATCAACTGAGTATTGTTGGAATGGTCATTGCGCTTGGACTTTTGGTGGATGACAGTATTGTGGTGGTCGAAAATATAGAGAGATACATGCGAAAAGGTCTCAAGCCAAAAGTTGCGGCCATCACAGCGACCAATCACATCATGGTTGCTGTCATCGGTTGCACCGCAGCTCTTTTGCTTGCATTTCTTCCCATCGCCAATTTACCGGAGGGATCCGGAGATTTCATTCGCTCTCTACCCATGGCAGTGATGATGACGGTTCTCGCTTCTCTGTTTGTAAGCCTTAGCATTATCCCATTTCTATCCAGTATTATTTTAAAATCAAACGGACATGGAGAATTGGAACAATCGAATTGGTTTTACCGCGCATTCAAAAATTATCTCAACAATCCCTATCAAAAACTCTTGCGTTGGTGCATGATGCATCCGGTCTGGACTTTATCTCTGGCAGGATTGTTGTTTGCTGCATCTTTCACATTGGTACCCAAATTGGGATTCAGTTTGTTTCCTGCTTCTGAAAAACCAATCCTGATCATTGATTTGGAAACAGAACACGACAGCAATTTAGAACACACGGATAAAATAGCCAGAAATATTGAGCAATATTTGTTGGCAAAAAAGGAGGTGGTGCGATTGGCGAGCAATGTGGGGAAGGGAAATCCAAGAATTTACTACAACGAATTTCAATCTCAACTCGATGATCAGCTTGCCCAGATGGTGGTATTTCTGGAAGATGAAACGGAAGTACCTGAAATCATAAGTATCGCAGAACAATTGCGTTCAGAGCTGAGTGCCATCGCCGGTGCAAAAATTAAGGTTCGTCGATTCGAACAGGGTCCGCCGATTACCGCTCCCATTGAAATGCGAATCATCGGAAAAAATCTTGATAGTTTGGAATATTTTGCGGCTGAAGTTGAAAAAATAATCCAGCAAACGGATGGTTGCATTTATGTGTCCAATGATTTAAAATTTAAAAAATCAGATCTCCGTTTGAAAATCAACAAACAAAAAGCAGGCTTATATGGTGTGCCTACTGCAGAGCTGGCAAAGACGATCCGACTTGCCATCGAAGGATTGGATGTTAGCACCATACAGGATAAAAATGATGACGAAATGAATATTCTGGTCACCATGAAAAAGTCCTCCTCAAACCCCATTCAACAATTGGAACAAGTTTATATTAGTTCGCTGAGCGGCGCCTTGGTTCCATTAAAATCCATTGTGGATATTGAAATGAAAACCAGTGCCACCGTGATCAATCATTACAACAAGGAACGATACAGTTCGGTCAGTTCATTTGTCGGTCAGGGATACAATACAGATCAACTCACTGATCAAATTATAGAAAGAATTCAAAATGAAATTAAACTACCGGAGGGTTACCATCTTTTGGCTGCCGGTGAGCGCATGTCCAGAGAAGAATCCTTTGGTGGCATAGGCACCATTATTATTCTTGCCGTTTTTGGTTTGCTGGCAATATTGATATTAGAATTCAGAACTTTTAAGTCCACAATGATTGTTTTGAGTGTAATACCAATGGGTGTGATTGGTGCATTCCTGGCTTTGTATTTTGGAAATGAGACTTTGTCATTTGTGGCTACGATTGGTATGATTGCGTTGGCTGGAATTGAAATAAAAAATTCCATTCTGATGGTAGACTACACCAATCAGCTAAGAGAAAAAGGGATTGGACTTTATGAAGCCGTGATGGATGGCGCTGAAACTCGATTTCTACCCATCTTTTTAACTTCACTAACAGCCATCGGCGGAATGATTCCATTGGTCATGGAAAAATCACCACTCATCAGTCCTCTGGCCCTGGTGTTAATTGGAGGTTTGATCAGCTCTACCCTTTTGAGTAGATTGGTCACTCCTGTCCTTTACTATTTAATTCCTCCAAAAATCGAAGTCCAGGACACTAGTAAATCCACTTTTTAA